AGATAATGAAACTGTTTTAAATATTATAGATCTTTTAGAAGGTAACGGATATGATAATCCTTTAAGTATACATGATTGGAATAGATTTTGTACATATAAAAATCATGGAGAGTATTCAGAGATAGTAAATTTAGAACAAAGAGTTAATTTTGTTGATTTAGTTAATATTGAAAGTGTAGATGAATTTCCAAAAAATAAAATAAAACTAATGATATTTACTAAGGATAAAGAAGAATTAGATAATATATATGAATTGATTTCAAAAAGTAGTTTTAACGATAAAATTACTCAGGCTAGAAGCGGTATATTTTTAAATGAATTAACTAAAAAAGGAATAAATAAGGCAAAAGGATTAGAAGTTCTTTGCCAAAAATTAGACATAGATTTAAAAGATGTACTTGCTTTTGGTAATGGTGAGAATGACTTAGATATGTTATTAGAGGTTGGTTATGGTTTTGCTATGAAAAATTCAGAACAAATTGTTCTAGAAAAAATAAATAGATTAACTAAATATACTAATAATGAATTTGGAG
This region of Streptobacillus felis genomic DNA includes:
- a CDS encoding Cof-type HAD-IIB family hydrolase, producing MKDKIKLISIDFDGTFLDDSHFKQDLSYVDKLREKNLKQEIVFASGRATAGIVELVKRIDMTDMVRYIIGHNGAEIYDLKENKVIYQELLDNETVLNIIDLLEGNGYDNPLSIHDWNRFCTYKNHGEYSEIVNLEQRVNFVDLVNIESVDEFPKNKIKLMIFTKDKEELDNIYELISKSSFNDKITQARSGIFLNELTKKGINKAKGLEVLCQKLDIDLKDVLAFGNGENDLDMLLEVGYGFAMKNSEQIVLEKINRLTKYTNNEFGVEREIIDFLGI